The stretch of DNA CGAGATGTTCATGTTCCGCGTCGCCGACGGCCGGGTGGTCGAGACATGGGGCGTCGTCGACGTCTATGCGCAAATGAAACAGATTGGCGTCATCTAGCTCAGGTCGCCCTGGCCTCCACCAAACTGAACGGCGATGCGGTCGGGACCGCGCGAGTCATTTCAAATCCCGTATCTCGCAACAATTCTCGGTACTCGTCTGCGGTGCGTTCGCGCCCCGAATTGCCCACCAGCATCTCCAAATCCAGCCATTTCGTCGCGAAATCGCGATCGTGTTGGGGTATCAGGGATTCGACCAGCAGCAATTTCGAATCCAAGGCCGCCGCGGCCCGCACGGTCTTGAGGATTTGCATGGCTTTGTCATCAGACCAGTCGTGAATGATGTTCTTCAGCACGTACAGATCACCGCCCTCGGGAACGGTCTCGAAGAACGAGCCCCCGACGATGCTGACGCGGTCAACGACTCGATGTTTGCGCAGCAGCGGCTCGGCACCCGCCACCACATGCGGGAGGTCAAACAAGATGCCTTGCGCTGTCGGTGCTGCTGACAACATGCCGGCGAGCAGCCGTCCGTGCCCGCCAGCCACATCGACGATGGTCCGATGCTCGGCGAAGTCGTAGGCAGCGAGCACCGCGGTCAGGGCCAACTCGGTGAAGTTGGTCATCGCCTGGTTGAAGACTTCGCTCAGTTCCGGATCGCTCATGGCCCAGTCGAAGGCCGGCATTCCTCGCAGCTTCGGGACAACTGACTCACCGGTCCTGATGGCTTCGATGCAGTGGCTCCAGTGCTCACGGTCCTCCGGCGAGCCGACGAATCGGGCGAAGGCCGCCATAGAATCCGCAGTGTCCGACCGCAGCGTCATGGCCAGCGGGGTCACGTCGTAACAGGCGGAACCTTCAGTGAAATACCCACGTGGCCGAGTATCAGCCGACGAACAGCAGACGCACCGAGTAGCTGAGTACTCGAATCACGCCGGGTGCAGGCTGACCGGCACGCCGGAGTAGCGCGTCATCCCGGTGACCAGGTCGATGTCGTCCTTGCTGGTGAGCAGATTGACGTTCGCCCCGGCATGGCCATGGGGCACCGAGACCGCGCCGCGGCGAACAGATGCATCCACCCGCGCGACGCCGGTCAGTTCGCCGTGCTCACTGCGGACACGGACTTTCTGGTCGTCCGAGATTCCCGCCGCCGCGGCGTCGTCGGGATGGACGACGATTTCGGCGGCCTCGCCGAGGAATTCGAGCTGCGCG from Mycobacterium sp. JS623 encodes:
- a CDS encoding methyltransferase, with product MTPLAMTLRSDTADSMAAFARFVGSPEDREHWSHCIEAIRTGESVVPKLRGMPAFDWAMSDPELSEVFNQAMTNFTELALTAVLAAYDFAEHRTIVDVAGGHGRLLAGMLSAAPTAQGILFDLPHVVAGAEPLLRKHRVVDRVSIVGGSFFETVPEGGDLYVLKNIIHDWSDDKAMQILKTVRAAAALDSKLLLVESLIPQHDRDFATKWLDLEMLVGNSGRERTADEYRELLRDTGFEMTRAVPTASPFSLVEARAT